One Clavibacter zhangzhiyongii genomic region harbors:
- a CDS encoding DedA family protein codes for MSAITAVTPGEIHPSEGYDGFVGWVLSLIETLGEVGVGLAVLIETFVPPIPSEAILPVAGFLAYEGRMSAWGAWAAATVGALLGALIWYAIGAALGRDRTRRLVGRIPLLDHADFDKAEAFFVRWGGTAVLLGRCVPLVRSFISIPAGIERMPVWRFSLYTVIGSGAWNAVWVGLGFAFGPAIRPVLEEWSGLISYAAVGVIALLVLWFVVSRLIRRVRAA; via the coding sequence ATGAGCGCCATCACCGCAGTGACCCCCGGCGAGATCCATCCGAGCGAGGGGTACGACGGCTTCGTCGGCTGGGTCCTCTCGCTCATCGAGACGCTGGGGGAGGTGGGCGTCGGCCTCGCGGTCCTCATCGAGACGTTCGTGCCGCCGATCCCGTCGGAGGCGATCCTCCCCGTCGCCGGCTTCCTCGCCTACGAGGGCCGGATGAGCGCGTGGGGCGCCTGGGCCGCGGCCACCGTGGGCGCGCTCCTCGGCGCGCTCATCTGGTACGCGATCGGTGCCGCCCTCGGCCGCGACCGCACCCGCCGCCTCGTCGGCCGGATCCCGCTGCTCGACCACGCCGACTTCGACAAGGCCGAGGCCTTCTTCGTGCGCTGGGGCGGCACCGCCGTGCTCCTCGGCCGCTGCGTGCCGCTCGTGCGCTCCTTCATCTCGATCCCCGCGGGCATCGAGCGCATGCCCGTCTGGCGCTTCTCCCTCTACACGGTGATCGGATCCGGTGCCTGGAACGCCGTCTGGGTGGGCCTCGGCTTCGCGTTCGGCCCGGCGATCCGCCCGGTGCTCGAGGAGTGGAGCGGGCTGATCTCGTACGCGGCCGTCGGCGTCATCGCGCTGCTGGTGCTGTGGTTCGTGGTGTCGCGGCTGATCCGGCGGGTGCGGGCGGCCTGA
- a CDS encoding type II toxin-antitoxin system ParD family antitoxin: protein MAQNTSISLDGHFTGFLAREVESGRYRSASEVVRAGLRLLEDQETQLEALRAALIAGEASGEAAPFDLDAFIADKRA from the coding sequence ATGGCTCAGAACACGTCGATCAGCCTGGACGGGCACTTCACCGGCTTCCTCGCCCGGGAGGTCGAATCCGGGCGCTATCGCTCGGCGAGCGAGGTGGTCCGTGCCGGGCTTCGTCTCCTGGAGGACCAGGAGACGCAGCTCGAGGCGTTGCGTGCAGCGCTCATCGCCGGCGAGGCGAGCGGCGAGGCCGCACCGTTCGACCTCGACGCGTTCATCGCGGACAAGCGCGCGTGA
- a CDS encoding type II toxin-antitoxin system RelE/ParE family toxin, whose protein sequence is MKPYRLTPAATKDLSEIWDYTEERWDADQAESYVREIGAAIERVAEDSLRGRDCGDIRPGYRRYGIGSHTVYYVDRPDTINVIRILHQRMDPSRHL, encoded by the coding sequence GTGAAGCCCTACCGGCTCACGCCGGCGGCGACGAAGGACCTCTCCGAGATCTGGGACTACACCGAGGAGCGCTGGGACGCCGATCAGGCCGAGTCGTACGTCCGGGAGATCGGAGCCGCCATCGAGCGCGTGGCCGAGGACTCCCTGCGCGGCCGCGATTGCGGCGACATCCGCCCGGGGTACAGGCGCTACGGCATCGGGAGTCACACGGTCTACTACGTGGACCGGCCCGACACGATCAACGTGATCCGGATCCTGCACCAGCGGATGGACCCGTCCCGGCACCT
- a CDS encoding glycosyltransferase family 9 protein — protein sequence MHTPGDRAALPDDARPAPTSTDGAASLDSPAEILVLRAIKLGDILVAVPALRAIRRAHPGSRILLATTGWLAPVVELLGMVDVHLPQQGFDHPIAREPGTVDLAINLHGAGIESRTLLHELRAHRTLGHAAPELDGMPAADGPAWEDHVLERYRWARLVSWHGMPADPDDVGILVPAEPPVAEHAVVIHVGAAYGSRQWPVDRFAEVARALADEGRTVVFTGSDKERERALEVAALAGMPTETVLAGELALDAFAGVIAAADLVISADTGAAHLASAYGIPSVVIFGPAPPEEWGPPASGPHIVLTDASQRLGDTFSAIPDPALLAITPAHVLEAARSLDGHRVIRPLTGEPRD from the coding sequence ATGCATACCCCCGGCGATCGCGCCGCCCTCCCCGACGACGCCCGCCCCGCTCCCACGAGCACCGACGGCGCCGCGAGCCTCGACAGCCCCGCCGAGATCCTCGTCCTCCGCGCCATCAAGCTCGGCGACATCCTCGTGGCCGTCCCCGCGCTCCGCGCCATCCGCCGCGCGCACCCGGGGTCGCGGATCCTGCTCGCCACCACCGGCTGGCTCGCCCCCGTCGTGGAACTCCTCGGCATGGTCGACGTGCACCTCCCGCAGCAGGGCTTCGACCACCCCATCGCGCGCGAGCCCGGAACCGTCGACCTCGCGATCAACCTGCACGGCGCCGGCATCGAGAGCCGCACGCTCCTCCACGAGCTGCGCGCGCACCGCACCCTCGGCCACGCGGCGCCCGAGCTCGACGGCATGCCCGCCGCCGACGGCCCCGCGTGGGAGGACCACGTCCTCGAGCGCTACCGCTGGGCCCGGCTCGTCTCCTGGCACGGCATGCCCGCGGACCCGGACGACGTCGGCATCCTGGTGCCCGCCGAGCCGCCCGTCGCCGAGCACGCCGTCGTGATCCACGTGGGCGCCGCCTACGGATCCCGCCAGTGGCCCGTCGACCGCTTCGCCGAGGTCGCCCGCGCGCTCGCCGACGAGGGCCGCACGGTCGTCTTCACCGGCAGCGACAAGGAGCGCGAGCGCGCCCTCGAGGTCGCCGCCCTCGCCGGCATGCCCACGGAGACGGTGCTCGCGGGCGAGCTGGCCCTCGACGCCTTCGCGGGCGTCATCGCGGCCGCCGACCTCGTGATCTCCGCCGACACGGGCGCCGCCCACCTCGCGAGCGCCTACGGCATCCCGTCGGTCGTGATCTTCGGCCCGGCCCCGCCCGAGGAGTGGGGCCCGCCCGCGTCCGGCCCGCACATCGTGCTGACCGACGCGTCGCAGCGCCTCGGCGACACCTTCTCCGCGATCCCGGATCCGGCGCTTCTCGCGATCACGCCGGCCCACGTCCTCGAGGCGGCCCGCTCCCTCGACGGCCACCGCGTGATCCGTCCCCTCACGGGCGAGCCGCGCGACTGA
- a CDS encoding S66 family peptidase, with protein MTPSTTSRFRKSVPKAKAGDQVAVLSPAFAAPGIAPEVHEQAMRRLQEATGLIPVEYPTTRRLGASAEDRAADITAAFADDSIRAIVSTIGGDDQVTVVPHVDIEELARNPKPFLGYSDNTNLHNLLAGLGIPSFYGGSTQVHLGAGPGIDDVHLRSLRAALIEGGELAITEPGESEDFGIDWTDPRALTEHGERHATEPWKWAGPAKIAEGPTWGGCIEVIDQIAMAGRMPEVAKLEGGILLLETSEEVPSADSVRRWVRGLGERGILDVVAGVLVARPPTIIMGAPVPSAEERARLRAEQRDTIIEQVARYNPRAVVCVGVPFGHTRPQWILPHGGTVRLDGAAKTVHADYS; from the coding sequence ATGACGCCCTCCACCACCTCCCGGTTCCGCAAGTCCGTGCCCAAGGCGAAGGCGGGAGACCAGGTGGCGGTGCTGAGCCCCGCGTTCGCCGCCCCCGGGATCGCGCCCGAGGTGCACGAGCAGGCGATGCGCCGGCTGCAGGAGGCGACCGGGCTGATCCCCGTCGAGTACCCGACCACCCGGCGGCTCGGTGCGAGCGCCGAGGACCGCGCCGCCGACATCACCGCCGCGTTCGCCGACGACTCGATCCGCGCCATCGTCTCGACCATCGGCGGGGACGACCAGGTCACCGTGGTGCCGCACGTCGACATCGAGGAGCTGGCCCGGAACCCCAAGCCGTTCCTCGGCTACAGCGACAACACGAACCTGCACAACCTGCTCGCGGGGCTCGGCATCCCCTCCTTCTACGGCGGATCCACCCAGGTGCACCTCGGCGCCGGACCCGGCATCGACGACGTGCACCTCCGCTCGCTCCGGGCGGCGCTGATCGAGGGCGGGGAGCTGGCGATCACGGAACCGGGCGAGTCGGAGGACTTCGGGATCGACTGGACGGATCCTCGCGCGCTCACCGAGCACGGCGAGCGCCACGCGACCGAGCCGTGGAAGTGGGCCGGTCCCGCGAAGATCGCGGAGGGGCCGACGTGGGGCGGCTGCATCGAGGTGATCGACCAGATCGCGATGGCCGGGCGCATGCCCGAGGTCGCGAAGCTCGAGGGCGGGATCCTGCTGCTGGAGACCAGCGAGGAGGTGCCGTCGGCCGACAGCGTGCGACGGTGGGTGAGGGGGCTCGGCGAGCGCGGGATCCTCGACGTCGTCGCGGGCGTGCTCGTCGCCCGGCCGCCGACCATCATCATGGGAGCGCCGGTGCCGTCGGCCGAGGAGCGCGCGCGGCTGCGGGCGGAGCAGCGCGACACGATCATCGAGCAGGTCGCCCGCTACAACCCGCGCGCCGTGGTCTGCGTGGGCGTGCCGTTCGGTCACACGCGGCCGCAGTGGATCCTGCCGCACGGCGGGACGGTGCGGCTCGACGGCGCGGCGAAGACGGTGCACGCGGACTACAGCTGA